From one Comamonas piscis genomic stretch:
- a CDS encoding histidine phosphatase family protein, with protein sequence MSALWLQRHAQPLVAPGVCYGRSNMAADDKATAAAAIALHGAWGAELLNIGKLWHSPLQRCTQLAAVLQAQAPGFDLTVCDDLAEMDFGAWEGQRWNDIARDEIQAWTADFMGYAPGGGESLGTMMRRVARALDVARQQALETGQPVLWISHAGVAQCAHWLLTRGDRVPLAKDWPSVKLAYGDWLRLPLLSNN encoded by the coding sequence ATGAGCGCGCTGTGGCTGCAGCGCCATGCCCAGCCCCTGGTGGCGCCAGGCGTGTGCTATGGCCGCAGCAATATGGCCGCCGATGACAAGGCCACCGCCGCCGCTGCCATCGCGCTGCACGGCGCCTGGGGGGCAGAGCTGCTCAACATCGGCAAGCTATGGCATTCGCCGCTGCAACGCTGCACCCAACTGGCTGCGGTCTTACAGGCGCAGGCGCCAGGCTTTGATCTGACGGTGTGCGACGACCTGGCGGAAATGGATTTTGGCGCCTGGGAAGGCCAGCGCTGGAACGATATCGCCCGCGATGAGATACAGGCCTGGACGGCGGACTTCATGGGCTATGCACCGGGCGGCGGCGAATCGCTGGGCACGATGATGCGGCGTGTGGCGCGCGCGCTTGATGTTGCGCGCCAGCAGGCGCTGGAGACCGGCCAGCCCGTGCTCTGGATCAGCCATGCCGGTGTGGCCCAGTGTGCGCATTGGCTGCTGACCCGGGGCGACAGAGTGCCGTTGGCCAAGGATTGGCCGTCGGTCAAACTCGCCTACGGGGACTGGCTCCGGCTACCGCTGCTCAGCAACAACTGA
- the cobS gene encoding adenosylcobinamide-GDP ribazoletransferase, protein MQALRHFLLAVQFFTRIPISGKLGDWVGYSPEMLRASAGHFPGVGWIVGLVAAGVLAASSLLLPAGNGYSPLVAAVLSTLATVLLTGCFHEDGLSDVVDGLGGSHQRERALEIMKDSRIGAYGAMAMVLAILSKTALIALLASHSLALAMASLVAAHVIARLWPMFVVRSLPHVGDSATSKSKPLAAFISRQGLVCCLAWSLPAALLLGLTQGWVVLLLALVLSAAAALWMRQWLQRRLQGFTGDGLGAAEQVSEMGFYLGAALSLGPIGTLLAQALV, encoded by the coding sequence ATGCAAGCCCTGCGCCATTTTTTGCTGGCAGTGCAGTTTTTCACCCGCATCCCCATCAGCGGCAAACTGGGCGACTGGGTGGGTTACAGCCCGGAGATGCTGCGCGCCAGCGCCGGCCACTTCCCGGGTGTCGGCTGGATCGTGGGCCTGGTCGCTGCCGGCGTGCTGGCCGCCAGCAGCTTGCTGCTGCCCGCTGGCAATGGCTACAGCCCCTTGGTGGCCGCTGTGCTCAGCACCTTGGCCACCGTGCTGCTCACCGGCTGCTTCCATGAAGACGGCCTGAGCGACGTGGTCGATGGGCTGGGCGGCAGCCACCAGCGTGAGCGCGCGCTGGAGATCATGAAGGATTCGCGCATCGGCGCTTATGGGGCCATGGCCATGGTCTTGGCCATCCTCAGCAAAACGGCGTTGATCGCACTACTCGCCAGCCACAGCCTGGCGCTGGCGATGGCGAGCCTGGTTGCCGCCCATGTCATCGCCCGGCTGTGGCCGATGTTTGTCGTGCGCAGTCTGCCCCATGTGGGTGACAGCGCCACGTCCAAAAGCAAGCCGCTGGCAGCATTTATCAGCCGCCAGGGCCTCGTCTGCTGCCTAGCCTGGTCCTTGCCCGCCGCCTTGCTGCTGGGCCTGACGCAAGGCTGGGTCGTCTTATTGTTGGCCCTGGTGCTCAGCGCCGCCGCCGCGCTGTGGATGCGCCAATGGCTGCAGCGCCGCCTGCAAGGCTTTACCGGCGATGGCTTGGGCGCTGCCGAGCAGGTCAGCGAGATGGGCTTTTACCTGGGCGCAGCGCTGTCGCTGGGCCCCATCGGCACATTGTTGGCCCAGGCGCTCGTATGA
- the ilvA gene encoding threonine ammonia-lyase, biosynthetic, with amino-acid sequence MPSKTAAALTPADYLKKILTARVYDVAIESGLDPAKNLSRRLHNKVLLKREDQQPVFSFKLRGAYNKMAHLTAEQLKAGVICASAGNHAQGVALSANRLGTRAVIVMPTTTPQLKVDAVKGLGGEVVLAGESFSDAYEHSLKLQKEQNLTFVHPFDDPDVIAGQGTIAMEIMRQVQKIGSSQLNAVFVAIGGGGLIAGVANYIKAVRPEIKVIGVQMNDSDAMIQSAREGKRVALNDVGLFADGTAVKLVGEETFRVAHGLVDEYITVDTDSVCAAIKDIFVDTRSIVEPSGALAVAGIKQYVAKNKTKGETYAAILSGANMNFDRLRFVAERADVGEEKEALFAVTIPEERGSFKRFCEVIGNLPGGARSVTEFNYRISDDRRAHVFVGISTNSKGESEKICRNFQKNGFDALDLTFDELAKEHVRHMVGGRSQLAQDERLLRFIFPERPGALFKFLSLMAPNWNISLFHYRNQGADYGRILVGMQVPQEDSQAFEQFLNNLGYPWVEETQNPAYRLFLQA; translated from the coding sequence ATGCCCTCCAAGACTGCAGCCGCGCTGACGCCGGCCGATTACCTGAAGAAAATCCTGACTGCGCGTGTCTATGACGTGGCCATTGAATCGGGCCTCGATCCTGCGAAGAACCTCAGCCGCCGCCTGCACAACAAGGTGCTGCTCAAGCGCGAAGACCAGCAGCCGGTGTTCAGCTTCAAGCTGCGCGGCGCCTACAACAAGATGGCCCACCTGACGGCCGAGCAGCTCAAGGCGGGCGTGATCTGTGCATCAGCTGGCAACCACGCACAAGGGGTGGCGCTGTCGGCCAACCGCCTGGGCACCCGCGCGGTGATCGTGATGCCAACCACCACGCCCCAGCTCAAGGTCGATGCGGTCAAGGGCCTGGGCGGCGAAGTGGTGCTGGCGGGCGAGAGCTTCAGCGATGCCTATGAGCACTCGCTCAAGCTGCAAAAGGAACAGAACCTCACCTTTGTCCACCCCTTTGACGACCCGGATGTGATCGCCGGCCAGGGCACCATTGCGATGGAGATCATGCGCCAGGTGCAGAAAATCGGCTCCTCCCAGCTCAATGCCGTGTTTGTCGCCATTGGCGGCGGCGGCCTGATTGCCGGCGTGGCCAACTACATCAAGGCGGTGCGGCCTGAGATCAAGGTCATCGGCGTGCAGATGAACGATTCGGACGCGATGATCCAATCCGCTCGCGAAGGCAAGCGCGTGGCGCTGAACGATGTGGGCCTGTTTGCCGATGGCACGGCGGTCAAGCTGGTGGGCGAAGAGACCTTCCGCGTGGCACACGGCCTGGTCGATGAATACATCACCGTCGATACCGATTCGGTCTGCGCCGCGATCAAGGACATCTTTGTCGACACCCGCTCCATCGTCGAGCCCTCGGGCGCGCTGGCCGTGGCCGGCATCAAGCAGTATGTCGCCAAGAACAAGACCAAGGGCGAGACCTATGCCGCCATCCTGAGCGGCGCCAACATGAACTTTGACCGCCTGCGCTTTGTCGCCGAGCGGGCCGATGTGGGCGAAGAAAAGGAAGCGCTGTTTGCCGTCACCATCCCGGAGGAGCGGGGCAGCTTCAAGCGCTTCTGCGAAGTCATCGGTAACCTGCCGGGTGGCGCGCGCAGCGTCACCGAGTTCAACTACCGCATCAGCGATGACCGCCGCGCCCATGTGTTTGTCGGCATCTCCACCAACAGCAAGGGCGAGTCGGAAAAGATCTGCCGCAACTTCCAAAAGAACGGCTTTGACGCGCTGGACCTGACCTTTGACGAGCTGGCCAAGGAGCATGTGCGCCATATGGTGGGCGGCCGCTCGCAGCTCGCGCAGGATGAGCGCCTGCTGCGCTTCATCTTCCCCGAGCGGCCCGGCGCGCTGTTCAAGTTCCTGAGCCTGATGGCCCCCAACTGGAACATCTCGCTGTTCCACTACCGCAACCAGGGCGCCGATTACGGCCGCATCCTCGTCGGCATGCAAGTGCCCCAGGAAGACTCGCAGGCCTTTGAGCAGTTCTTGAACAACCTGGGCTACCCCTGGGTCGAAGAGACGCAGAACCCGGCTTACCGCTTGTTCCTGCAGGCTTGA
- a CDS encoding OsmC family protein has protein sequence MECTVTWTGASGARSGMGFVAETGSGHVVAMDGAPDAANPANGGQNFAARPMELLLAGTGGCTAYDVVLILKRGRHDVKNCTVALKAERADTEPKVFTKIHMQFTVTGKGIPAAAVERAIAMSHEKYCSASIMLSKTAEITTGFDLVEA, from the coding sequence ATGGAATGCACGGTAACGTGGACAGGCGCCAGCGGCGCGCGTTCGGGAATGGGTTTTGTGGCCGAAACCGGCAGCGGCCATGTGGTGGCCATGGATGGCGCGCCCGATGCCGCCAACCCAGCCAACGGCGGCCAGAACTTCGCCGCCCGCCCGATGGAGCTGCTGCTGGCCGGCACCGGCGGCTGCACCGCCTATGACGTGGTGCTGATCCTCAAGCGCGGCCGCCACGATGTGAAGAACTGCACCGTGGCCCTGAAAGCCGAGCGCGCCGACACCGAGCCCAAGGTCTTCACCAAGATCCATATGCAGTTCACCGTCACCGGCAAGGGCATCCCTGCCGCTGCAGTGGAGCGCGCGATTGCGATGAGCCATGAGAAATACTGCTCGGCCAGCATCATGCTGAGCAAAACGGCGGAGATCACGACGGGGTTTGACTTGGTGGAAGCCTAA
- the coq7 gene encoding 2-polyprenyl-3-methyl-6-methoxy-1,4-benzoquinone monooxygenase: MQDRLLSAADTALRTLFATPHAAHPSPATGIPEADLSAEEKKLSASYMRVNHVGEVCAQALYTAQAMVTRDEQLREHLLEAAQEEMDHLAWTHQRLQDLGERPSILNPLWFAGAFLIGTVAAKVSDRASLGFVEETENQVSLHLQSHLELLPVHDAPSRAVVSQMKADEERHAAAAVDAGALPVPLPARMLMKIASKVMTVTAHRI, from the coding sequence ATGCAAGATCGACTCCTTAGCGCGGCAGATACCGCCCTGCGTACCCTGTTCGCAACGCCGCATGCGGCGCATCCCTCGCCGGCTACGGGCATCCCCGAGGCCGACCTCAGTGCGGAGGAGAAAAAACTTTCTGCTTCCTATATGCGCGTCAACCATGTGGGTGAGGTCTGCGCCCAGGCGCTCTACACCGCCCAAGCCATGGTGACCCGCGACGAGCAGCTGCGCGAACACCTGCTGGAGGCCGCGCAAGAAGAGATGGACCACTTGGCCTGGACGCACCAGCGCCTGCAAGACTTGGGTGAGCGCCCCAGCATCCTCAATCCACTGTGGTTTGCCGGCGCCTTCTTGATTGGCACCGTAGCCGCCAAGGTCAGCGACCGCGCCAGCCTAGGTTTTGTCGAAGAAACAGAAAACCAGGTCTCTTTGCATCTGCAGTCCCACCTGGAGCTGCTACCCGTGCATGATGCGCCGTCGCGCGCCGTCGTCAGCCAGATGAAAGCCGACGAAGAGCGCCACGCCGCCGCTGCGGTGGATGCAGGCGCCTTGCCCGTACCCCTGCCCGCCCGCATGCTGATGAAGATCGCCTCCAAGGTGATGACGGTGACTGCGCACCGTATATAG
- a CDS encoding porin encodes MKKSLVALAVLAASGAAMAQSSVTLFGIVDAGVTYAKTSGGESNYGLTNSGNATSRLGFRGVEDLGGGLKAGFWLEGAIQNDSGTASGGGAAGPGFEFKRRSTVSLMGNFGEVRLGRELTAAYNTVSGYDVFGQVGIGQNFSFGNGTYGFGDPVRVGNMVSYYTPNMSGFTAGVNYGFGETAGDSSAKRYIGVSAGYNNGPLSAGIAYDQQNDPTASFEKAQGLGLGAAYNFGAFKLSGLIRQVQSTPVGGGSKAKFQSAGLGATAAVGAAGEARLAYNYYDNKEIEGKAHQLSLGYVHNLSKRTALYGTYAFLKNQKSETMSLSANGLGIDPAGAGKNQNAITVGVRHAF; translated from the coding sequence ATGAAAAAATCTCTTGTTGCCTTGGCAGTGCTGGCCGCTTCCGGCGCCGCAATGGCTCAATCTTCCGTGACCCTGTTCGGTATCGTTGATGCTGGCGTGACCTACGCTAAGACCAGCGGTGGCGAAAGCAACTACGGTCTGACCAATTCCGGTAACGCCACCAGCCGTCTGGGCTTCCGCGGCGTGGAAGATCTGGGCGGCGGTCTGAAGGCTGGTTTCTGGCTGGAAGGCGCAATCCAGAACGACAGCGGTACCGCTTCCGGCGGCGGCGCTGCAGGTCCTGGCTTCGAGTTCAAGCGTCGTTCCACCGTGTCCCTGATGGGCAACTTCGGTGAAGTGCGTCTGGGTCGCGAACTGACCGCAGCTTACAACACCGTGTCTGGCTACGACGTGTTCGGCCAGGTCGGTATCGGCCAAAACTTCAGCTTCGGCAACGGCACCTACGGCTTCGGCGACCCAGTTCGCGTTGGCAACATGGTTTCGTACTACACCCCTAACATGTCCGGCTTCACCGCTGGCGTGAACTACGGCTTCGGCGAAACCGCTGGTGACAGCTCCGCTAAGCGTTACATCGGCGTGTCCGCTGGTTACAACAACGGCCCTCTGAGCGCCGGTATTGCTTACGACCAGCAAAACGATCCTACCGCCAGCTTCGAAAAGGCTCAAGGTCTGGGTCTGGGCGCTGCTTACAACTTCGGCGCTTTCAAGCTGTCGGGTCTGATCCGTCAAGTGCAAAGCACCCCAGTGGGTGGTGGCAGCAAGGCTAAGTTCCAGTCCGCTGGTCTGGGCGCAACGGCTGCTGTCGGCGCTGCTGGCGAAGCACGTCTGGCTTACAACTACTACGACAACAAGGAAATCGAAGGCAAGGCTCACCAGCTGTCGCTGGGCTATGTCCACAACCTGTCGAAGCGCACCGCTCTGTACGGCACCTACGCTTTCCTGAAGAACCAGAAGAGCGAAACCATGAGCCTGTCGGCTAATGGCCTGGGTATCGATCCAGCTGGTGCTGGCAAGAACCAAAACGCTATCACCGTTGGTGTGCGTCACGCTTTCTAA
- a CDS encoding ABC transporter substrate-binding protein: MKQPSLALVAIAVAAVLSAGVAQAKPFKWASQADVASWDIHAQNNGLHNAIHPYVYETLVTYNSKTFAVEPLLATSWKEVSPKQMRFALRQGVKFQDGSSFTADDAVFSITRAMAKTSNYGPFVQGIEKVVKVDDGTIDIFMVDPNPVLLRQMTELRMMSKAWSEKNKSTEPMDIKKADENFAHRNAMGTGPFILESWQPDVRMVLKKNPNWWGQMPGNVSSITYTPIKSAPTRMAALLSGEVDMILDPTPQDLNRLRASPDLKILEGLENRTIFFGMDQFRDELPGSSVKGKNPLKEQKVRQALYQSIDIQAITKTILRGLGKPTGTLVAPQVNGWTETVGQRLPYNQDAAKKLLVEAGYPDGFEVDFACPNNRYISDEAICQAVTAMWAKIGVKAKLRTLPMVTYFPMIQRNEASIYMLGWGVPTFDSLYSLQSLVRSVGKGGDGNYNVGRYSNERMDYLVDRVKTETDQPVRTRMLTEGLQLSNDTVSHLPLYDQVIPWAMKKNIDLVHRADNRIDIKLVTVR; this comes from the coding sequence ATGAAACAGCCTTCTCTTGCTCTGGTTGCGATAGCGGTTGCCGCCGTTTTGTCAGCTGGCGTGGCCCAGGCCAAGCCCTTCAAGTGGGCCAGCCAGGCTGATGTCGCCAGCTGGGATATCCATGCCCAAAACAATGGCCTGCACAACGCCATTCATCCCTACGTCTACGAAACCCTGGTCACCTACAACAGCAAGACCTTCGCGGTTGAACCTTTGCTGGCCACGTCGTGGAAGGAAGTCAGCCCCAAGCAGATGCGCTTTGCCTTGCGCCAGGGCGTGAAGTTCCAGGATGGTTCGAGCTTCACCGCTGACGATGCCGTGTTCTCGATCACCCGTGCCATGGCCAAGACCTCGAACTATGGCCCCTTTGTGCAGGGCATCGAGAAGGTCGTCAAGGTCGATGACGGCACCATCGATATCTTCATGGTGGACCCCAACCCCGTGTTGCTGCGCCAGATGACCGAGCTGCGCATGATGAGCAAGGCCTGGTCGGAGAAAAACAAGTCCACCGAACCCATGGACATCAAGAAGGCCGACGAGAACTTTGCCCACCGCAACGCGATGGGTACCGGCCCCTTCATCCTCGAATCCTGGCAGCCCGATGTGCGCATGGTGCTTAAGAAGAACCCCAATTGGTGGGGCCAGATGCCGGGCAATGTGAGCTCCATCACCTACACCCCCATCAAGTCGGCCCCCACCCGCATGGCGGCGCTGCTGTCGGGTGAGGTCGATATGATCCTCGACCCGACCCCGCAAGACCTGAACCGCCTGCGTGCCAGTCCGGATCTGAAGATCCTCGAAGGCCTGGAAAACCGCACGATTTTCTTTGGCATGGACCAGTTCCGCGACGAGCTGCCCGGCTCCAGCGTCAAAGGCAAGAACCCGCTCAAGGAGCAGAAGGTGCGCCAGGCGCTCTACCAGTCCATCGACATCCAGGCCATCACCAAGACCATCCTGCGTGGCTTGGGCAAGCCCACCGGAACCTTGGTCGCTCCGCAGGTCAATGGCTGGACGGAGACAGTGGGCCAGCGCCTGCCCTACAACCAGGATGCCGCCAAAAAGCTGCTGGTTGAGGCTGGCTACCCCGACGGCTTTGAAGTGGACTTTGCCTGCCCCAACAACCGCTACATCAGCGACGAGGCCATCTGCCAAGCCGTCACCGCGATGTGGGCCAAGATTGGGGTCAAGGCCAAGCTGCGCACCCTACCGATGGTCACCTACTTCCCGATGATTCAGCGCAACGAAGCCAGCATTTACATGCTCGGCTGGGGTGTGCCCACCTTCGACTCTCTCTACAGCCTGCAGTCGCTGGTGCGCAGCGTCGGCAAGGGCGGGGACGGCAACTACAATGTCGGCCGCTACAGCAACGAGCGCATGGATTACCTGGTAGACCGCGTCAAGACAGAAACCGACCAGCCGGTGCGCACCCGCATGCTGACCGAGGGGCTGCAGCTGTCCAACGACACGGTCTCGCACCTGCCGTTGTATGACCAGGTGATCCCTTGGGCGATGAAGAAAAACATCGACCTGGTACACCGTGCAGACAACCGGATCGATATCAAATTGGTCACGGTGCGCTGA
- a CDS encoding ABC transporter permease has product MFAFILRRLIQAVIVMIAVAFISFMLFQYVGDPVTFLLGQDATPQQIAELRSALGLDKPFFVQFWHFLVNAAQGEFGISLRQGAKVSSLIAERFPATFELAMVAALLALVVGVPMGVYAALRRGSFMSQMFMTLSLLGVSLPTFLIGILLILIFSVHLGWFPSFGRGTTMQLGFWSTGLLSAKGWHHIILPAITLAIFQLTLIMRLVRAEMLEVLRTDYIKFAKARGLSNRTIYFGHALKNTLVPVMTITGLQLGGLIAFAIITETVFQWPGMGLLFIQAVTFADIPVMAAYLCLIALIFVVINLVVDLLYFAVDPRLRVEKSGGH; this is encoded by the coding sequence ATGTTTGCATTCATATTGCGCCGATTGATACAGGCGGTGATCGTGATGATCGCCGTGGCGTTCATTTCCTTCATGTTGTTCCAGTATGTCGGTGACCCGGTCACCTTCTTGCTGGGCCAGGATGCCACCCCACAGCAGATTGCCGAACTGCGCAGCGCGCTGGGGCTGGACAAACCCTTCTTTGTGCAGTTCTGGCACTTTCTGGTGAATGCCGCCCAAGGCGAATTTGGCATCAGCCTGCGCCAAGGGGCCAAGGTGTCTTCGTTGATTGCTGAGCGCTTCCCGGCGACCTTTGAGCTGGCCATGGTGGCCGCCTTGCTGGCGCTGGTGGTAGGGGTGCCGATGGGCGTGTATGCAGCGCTGCGCCGGGGCAGCTTCATGAGCCAGATGTTCATGACCTTGTCCTTGCTAGGTGTGTCCCTGCCCACCTTCCTGATCGGCATCTTGCTGATTTTGATTTTCTCGGTGCATCTGGGATGGTTCCCCAGCTTTGGCCGTGGCACCACCATGCAACTGGGCTTTTGGAGCACGGGCCTGCTGAGCGCCAAGGGCTGGCACCACATCATTCTGCCGGCCATCACCCTGGCCATTTTCCAGCTCACCTTGATCATGCGCCTGGTGCGTGCCGAGATGCTGGAGGTGCTGCGCACCGACTACATCAAGTTCGCCAAGGCGCGGGGCCTGAGCAACCGCACCATCTACTTTGGCCATGCGCTGAAGAACACCTTGGTGCCGGTGATGACCATCACCGGTTTGCAGCTGGGAGGCCTGATTGCCTTCGCCATCATCACCGAGACGGTGTTCCAGTGGCCCGGCATGGGCCTGCTGTTCATCCAGGCGGTGACCTTTGCCGATATCCCGGTCATGGCGGCCTACCTCTGCCTGATTGCGCTGATTTTTGTGGTCATCAACCTGGTGGTCGATCTGTTGTACTTCGCCGTTGATCCGCGTTTGCGCGTCGAGAAGTCGGGAGGCCATTGA
- a CDS encoding M20 aminoacylase family protein, whose translation MPRLPYSANSRAFSHLAQIHPELTAFRRDLHANPELGFEEKYTAARVSEALRLCGVDEIHQGIGKTGIVGVIRGQKQGSGRMIGLRADMDALPITEQGNCSWRSGKQGLMHACGHDGHTAMLVGAARYLAETRNFDGTAVLIFQPGEEGYAGAREMIQDGLFDRFPVDSVYAMHNWPAMRQGMIGINPGAMMAAADRIQINISGKGGHGAHPYQTNDVVLASAHLITAMQSIVSRNVRAIDAAVISICAVQSGDLGAFSVTPGTATLVGTVRTFNPDVQNLVERRLGELCQALGLAFGVNAQLQYERSYPATINTSEEALFAGDVAADLVGEPLVVRNMDPSMGAEDFSFMLQQKPGAYLRLGQAVGDDIIPLHNNRYDFNDDVLPLGAALHAGIIERGMPLALY comes from the coding sequence ATGCCACGTCTGCCCTATAGCGCCAATTCGCGCGCCTTTTCGCACCTCGCCCAGATCCATCCGGAGTTGACGGCTTTCCGCCGTGACCTGCATGCCAATCCGGAGCTGGGTTTTGAAGAAAAATACACCGCTGCCCGTGTGAGCGAAGCCTTGCGGCTTTGCGGTGTTGACGAGATCCACCAGGGCATCGGCAAGACCGGCATCGTCGGCGTCATCCGGGGCCAGAAGCAGGGAAGTGGCCGCATGATCGGCCTGCGTGCCGACATGGATGCACTGCCGATTACCGAGCAGGGCAACTGCAGCTGGCGATCGGGCAAGCAGGGGCTGATGCATGCCTGCGGCCATGACGGCCACACCGCCATGCTGGTGGGCGCTGCCCGCTACCTGGCGGAGACCCGCAATTTTGACGGCACCGCCGTGCTGATCTTCCAGCCCGGCGAAGAAGGCTATGCCGGCGCCCGCGAGATGATCCAGGACGGCCTGTTCGATCGCTTCCCGGTCGATTCTGTCTATGCCATGCACAACTGGCCTGCGATGCGCCAGGGCATGATCGGCATCAATCCCGGCGCCATGATGGCCGCGGCCGACCGTATCCAGATCAATATCAGCGGCAAGGGCGGCCATGGTGCCCATCCTTACCAAACCAATGATGTGGTGCTGGCGTCGGCCCACCTGATCACGGCGATGCAGTCCATCGTCTCGCGCAATGTGCGCGCCATCGATGCAGCGGTGATCAGCATCTGTGCGGTGCAGTCCGGCGACCTGGGCGCCTTCAGCGTCACGCCCGGCACCGCCACCTTGGTGGGCACCGTGCGCACCTTCAACCCCGATGTGCAAAACCTGGTGGAGCGCCGCCTGGGTGAGCTGTGCCAGGCCTTGGGCCTGGCCTTTGGCGTCAATGCCCAGCTGCAGTACGAGCGCTCCTATCCCGCAACCATCAACACCTCTGAGGAAGCGCTGTTTGCCGGCGATGTGGCGGCCGATCTAGTCGGCGAGCCGCTGGTGGTGCGCAACATGGACCCGAGCATGGGCGCCGAGGATTTCTCCTTCATGCTGCAGCAAAAGCCTGGCGCCTATCTGCGCCTGGGTCAGGCCGTGGGGGACGACATCATCCCGCTGCACAACAACCGCTATGACTTCAATGACGATGTGCTGCCGCTGGGTGCGGCACTGCACGCCGGCATCATCGAGCGTGGCATGCCACTTGCTTTGTACTAA
- a CDS encoding ABC transporter substrate-binding protein, which yields MKYTMSKTLLVSLLAAAYVSAGAQTVRIGAQGDALSMDPHSFNETVQLSVTGNVYEPLAGRNKDLSLRPVLATQWEQTSPTVWRFTLRKGVKFHDGTPFTADDVVFSMMRTQLEGSDMKSYTNPIKETRKVDDYTVDIETKDPAPILPSMISQVYIMSKAWSEANNAVNPVDRRKGIENTASFKANGTGPYRVGERQPNVRTVFNRSTNYWDKIEGNVQEVVYTPVANDATRVAALLSGQVDVIDPVPVQDLDRVANTGSTRVVSGPELRAIFMGMDQKRDELLNSSVKGKNPFKDKRVRQAFYQAIDIDGLHKQVMRGASGNLATLIGKGVNGYPDDIKRLPYDPAAAKKLLTEAGYPDGFSLTLNCSNDRYINDSRICQAVSANLAKIGVKVQLNAETKGTYFPRIMRHETAFYILGWTPSTYDAHNPLLALMNCNDGKGAGAFNYGNYCNPKVDALTHQVQSETDTTKRNQAIHEALQTVADDVGYLPLHQQYMNWGVSKNLELVQMADGFMPFKWMTLKK from the coding sequence ATGAAATACACGATGAGCAAGACCTTGTTGGTATCGCTGCTGGCTGCTGCCTATGTTTCAGCCGGCGCGCAAACGGTGCGCATCGGCGCCCAGGGCGATGCGCTGTCGATGGACCCGCATTCCTTCAACGAGACCGTGCAGCTGAGCGTCACCGGCAATGTCTATGAACCGCTGGCCGGCCGCAACAAGGATTTGAGCCTGCGCCCGGTGCTGGCCACCCAATGGGAGCAGACCTCGCCCACCGTCTGGCGCTTTACCCTGCGCAAGGGCGTGAAGTTCCATGACGGCACGCCGTTCACCGCCGATGATGTCGTGTTCTCGATGATGCGCACGCAGTTGGAGGGGTCGGACATGAAGTCCTACACCAACCCCATCAAAGAGACGCGCAAGGTTGATGACTACACGGTCGATATCGAAACCAAGGACCCGGCCCCAATCCTGCCGAGCATGATCTCGCAGGTGTACATCATGAGCAAGGCCTGGTCCGAGGCCAACAATGCCGTGAACCCGGTGGACCGCCGCAAGGGCATCGAGAACACCGCCTCGTTCAAGGCCAATGGCACGGGTCCTTATCGGGTCGGCGAGCGCCAGCCCAATGTGCGCACCGTCTTCAACCGCAGTACCAACTACTGGGACAAGATCGAAGGCAATGTGCAGGAAGTCGTCTACACCCCGGTGGCCAACGATGCCACCCGCGTGGCCGCACTGCTGTCGGGCCAGGTCGATGTGATCGATCCGGTGCCGGTGCAGGATCTGGACCGAGTTGCCAACACGGGCAGCACCCGCGTGGTGTCCGGCCCTGAGCTGCGCGCCATTTTCATGGGCATGGACCAGAAGCGCGATGAGCTGCTGAACTCCAGCGTCAAGGGCAAGAACCCGTTCAAGGACAAGCGCGTGCGCCAGGCCTTCTACCAGGCGATCGATATCGACGGCCTGCACAAGCAGGTGATGCGCGGCGCATCGGGCAACCTGGCCACCTTGATCGGCAAGGGCGTCAATGGCTATCCCGACGACATCAAGCGCCTGCCATACGACCCGGCTGCGGCCAAGAAGCTGCTGACTGAAGCCGGTTACCCCGATGGCTTCTCGCTCACGCTGAACTGCTCGAACGACCGCTACATCAACGACAGCCGCATCTGCCAGGCGGTGTCGGCCAACCTGGCCAAGATTGGGGTCAAGGTACAGCTCAATGCCGAGACCAAGGGCACCTATTTCCCGCGCATCATGCGCCATGAAACCGCTTTCTACATCTTGGGCTGGACGCCATCCACCTACGACGCCCACAACCCGCTGCTGGCCTTGATGAACTGCAACGACGGCAAGGGGGCAGGCGCCTTCAACTACGGCAACTACTGCAACCCCAAGGTCGATGCCTTGACCCACCAGGTGCAGTCCGAGACGGACACCACCAAGCGCAACCAGGCCATCCATGAAGCGCTGCAGACTGTGGCCGACGATGTGGGCTACCTGCCCTTGCACCAGCAGTACATGAACTGGGGTGTTAGCAAGAACCTGGAGCTGGTGCAGATGGCCGACGGCTTCATGCCCTTCAAATGGATGACGCTGAAGAAGTAA